A window from Mauremys reevesii isolate NIE-2019 linkage group 9, ASM1616193v1, whole genome shotgun sequence encodes these proteins:
- the LOC120372463 gene encoding tubulin alpha-3 chain isoform X2 codes for MRECISIHVGQAGVQIGNACWELYCLEHGIQPDGQMPSDKTIGGGDDSFNTFFSETGAGKHVPRAVFVDLEPTVVDEVRTGTYRQLFHPEQLITGKEDAANNYARGHYTIGKEIVDLVLDRIRKLADLCTGLQGFLIFHSFGGGTGSGFASLLMERLSVDYGKKSKLEFAIYPAPQVSTAVVEPYNSILTTHTTLEHSDCAFMVDNEAIYDICRRNLDIERPTYTNLNRLIGQIVSSITASLRFDGALNVDLTEFQTNLVPYPRIHFPLATYAPVISAEKAYHEQLSVAEITNACFEPANQMVKCDPRHGKYMACCMLYRGDVVPKDVNAAIATIKTKRTIQFVDWCPTGFKVGINYQPPTVVPGGDLAKVQRAVCMLSNTTAIAEAWARLDHKFDLMYAKRAFVHWYVGEGMEEGEFSEAREDLAALEKDYEEVGVDSVEAEAEEGEEY; via the exons ATG CGTGAGTGTATCTCTATCCATGTTGGTCAGGCTGGTGTTCAGATtggcaatgcatgctgggaattATATTGTCTTGAACATGGAATCCAGCCTGATGGTCAGATGCCCAGTGACAAAACCATTGGAGGTGGAGATGATTCATTCAATACTTTCTTCAGTGAGACAGGGGCTGGTAAACATGTGCCCAGAGCTGTATTTGTGGACCTCGAACCAACTGTGGTTG ATGAAGTACGTACAGGCACTTACAGGCAACTATTCCATCCTGAACAACTCATTACTGGGAAAGAGGATGCGGCTAATAATTATGCCAGAGGCCATTACACCATTGGAAAAGAGATTGTTGATCTAGTGCTAGATCGCATTCGCAAGCTG gCTGATCTGTGCACAGGGCTGCAGGGATTCCTCATCTTCCATAGTTTTGGAGGAGGCACTGGCTCTGGATTTGCGTCACTACTCATGGAAAGGCTTTCTGTTGATTATGGCAAAAAGTCCAAACTAGAGTTTGCCATTTACCCAGCACCACAGGTTTCTACTGCTGTAGTGGAACCCTACAACTCCATCCTAACTACGCACACAACATTGGAGCATTCTGACTGTGCCTTCATGGTAGACAATGAAGCCATTTATGACATATGTCGTCGCAATCTAGACATTGAACGTCCTACTTATACCAACCTAAATCGACTCATTGGGCAAATTGTATCATCCATCACAGCTTCACTGCGTTTTGATGGAGCCCTCAATGTAGATCTGACTGAGTTCCAGACCAATCTTGTCCCATACCCACGAATCCATTTCCCACTGGCAACATATGCGCCTGTCATCTCTGCTGAAAAAGCATACCATGAACAGTTGTCTGTGGCTGAAATTACCAATGCTTGTTTTGAGCCAGCCAACCAGATGGTAAAATGTGACCCTCGCCATGGCAAGTATATGGCCTGCTGTATGTTATACAGGGGTGATGTTGTTCCCAAAGATGTTAACGCAGCCATTGCCACTATCAAGACTAAGCGAACCATTCAGTTTGTGGATTGGTGTCCAACTGGATTCAAG GTGGGCATTAACTACCAACCTCCCACTGTAGTGCCAGGAGGCGACTTGGCCAAGGTGCAGCGTGCTGTGTGTATGTTGAGTAATACAACTGCTATTGCAGAAGCCTGGGCTCGTCTTGACCATAAATTTGATTTGATGTATGCTAAGCGTGCCTTTGTACACTGGTATGTTGGAgaagggatggaggaaggagAATTTTCTGAAGCCCGGGAAGATTTGGCTGCGCTTGAGAAAGATTATGAAGAAGTGGGTGTAGATTCTGTGGAAGCAGAAGCTGAAGAAGGGGAGGAATATTAA
- the LOC120372067 gene encoding G-protein coupled receptor 55-like, whose amino-acid sequence MNANNFSKECIFEHVDTIMKYLQLVIYIPTFILGLILNLLALWVFCCFWKKWTESSIYMINLALMDLLVLFSLPFKMYYSIHEGRWFLCTFMESLYFVNMYGSIFLIACISLDRYIAIRHPLKARIFRSPRRTGMICCCIWAIVWLGSIPIHNFKNTDKFSCFHNMSEETWSMPVIFSVEIFGFLIPFTVMVYCSVKIIQTLLKYNNQQEKRDEQVISVWIIAANLIVFMVCFTPVHLGIFLQFLVKRNIIVDCSVKQSISLFIQLAMCLANVNCCLDAICYYFAAKEFRKKTYFRDSAKPFSVSQTSAGQSNFMLENNVVSSDKTCQIDF is encoded by the coding sequence ATGAATGCCAATAACTTCAGCAAGGAATGCATCTTTGAGCATGTTGATACCATAATGAAATATCTCCAGCTGGTGATCTACATACCTACTTTCATTCTTGGTTTGATTCTCAATTTGCTAGCCCTATGGGTTTTCTGCTGCTTTTGGAAGAAATGGACAGAATCATCAATCTACATGATAAACCTTGCTCTTATGGATCTTCTtgttcttttctctcttcctttcaaGATGTACTACTCCATACATGAGGGGCGGTGGTTCTTGTGCACATTTATGGAATCTCTCTATTTTGTCAATATGTATGGAAGTATTTTCCTTATTGCCTGCATTAGCTTGGACAGATATATTGCTATCAGGCACCCTTTAAAAGCTAGGATTTTCCGATCCCCTAGGAGGACAGGCATGATATGCTGCTGCATTTGGGCTATAGTTTGGCTTGGCAGCATCCCCATACATAACTTTAAAAACACTGACAAGTTCAGCTGCTTCCACAATATGTCAGAGGAGACATGGAGCATGCCAGTCATCTTTTCTGTTGAAATCTTTGGATTTCTCATCCCATTTACTGTGATGGTTTATTGTTCTGTTAAGATCATCCAGACTCTTCTAAAATATAACAATCAACAAGAAAAGAGAGATGAGCAAGTTATCAGTGTATGGATCATTGCAGCCAATCTCATAGTGTTCATGGTTTGCTTCACACCAGTCCATCTGGGGATCTTTCTACAGTTCCTGGTAAAGCGGAACATCATTGTGGACTGCAGTGTAAAACAAAGTATTAGCCTCTTCATTCAGCTGGCGATGTGTTTAGCCAATGTCAACTGCTGTCTGGATGCCATCTGTTACTACTTTGCTGCAAAAGAGTTTCGCAAGAAAACTTACTTCAGGGATTCAGCAAAACCATTTTCTGTCTCTCAGACTAGTGCTGGACAATCGAACTTCATGCTAGAGAATAATGTCGTTTCCTCAGATAAAACTTGTCAAATAGATTTCTGA